The Dehalobacter sp. DCM sequence CGGTGGCCGACGAGCATGGCGGCAAGCTCCCCAACCGTGTGATGATGTTCCTCGACGAGATCGGAACCATACCCAAAATAGAATCGGCTGAGATGATGTTCAGTGCCTCGCGCTCGCGCCGAGTGTCAATAGTAGCGATTATCCAGAGCTTCGCGCAGTTGGAGAAAAACTATGGCAGAGAAGGCTCCGCTATCATCATCGACAATTGCCAGGATACGGTGTTCGGCGGCTTTGCTCCCAACAGCGAGTCGGCGCAGATTTTATCGAAAGCCATGGGAAACAAGACGGTCATGAGCGGCTCGGTCAGCCGGGGTAAAAACGATCCGTCACAGAGTCTGCAGATGATCGAGCGCCCGCTGATGACTCCCGAAGAACTTAAATCCATGCCCAAAGGCCGGTTTATCGTCACCAAGACCGGAGCCTATCCCATGCGCACTCGATTAAAGCTGTTCAAGGAATGGGGCATCACCTTCGGCAAGCCCTATGAGATCGCCGAGCAATCTGCCAGAAAGGTAGAGTATGCCGACAGGCGCCAGGTGGAGGAAGAAATCATCCGGCGCCACTCCGCCTGTGTGGAGGTGCAGGAGGAAGCTGAAATAGAAGCGGCTGCGTCGGGCGGCCTGGTGCATACGCCTGCGCAGGCAATCACCTTTGAACAGTTCGTGCAAAAACAGGAACCTGAAAGGAGGTAAAGCTGTGGGTTACTTTACACCCGTTTACGCCTCAGAACTACCCCACCGCGCAGTTTCTGTGTTCATGTATTTGCGTGACCGCGCCGATAAGGAAGGCAAATGTTACCCAGCGATTGGTACCATAGCCAAGGAGCTGAAGCTGTCTCACAGTACGGTCAAACGTGCGCTTGCTGATCTTGAAAAAGGCGGCCATCTACGAAAAGAACAGAGGTGGCGGGAAAACGGTGGCAAGAGCAGTAATTTG is a genomic window containing:
- a CDS encoding helix-turn-helix domain-containing protein — protein: MGYFTPVYASELPHRAVSVFMYLRDRADKEGKCYPAIGTIAKELKLSHSTVKRALADLEKGGHLRKEQRWRENGGKSSNLYYIQQLDSS